One Papaver somniferum cultivar HN1 chromosome 10, ASM357369v1, whole genome shotgun sequence genomic window carries:
- the LOC113315973 gene encoding uncharacterized protein LOC113315973, whose amino-acid sequence MDFQDFTIIDKSWIGLPRDHDAFKAGVRNFIDYASWDLEPDQKIFCPCKDCNNNKRELVSVVHGHILWNGFMPGYVDWVYHGEGDDQVRETTNTGNVVQEDDEEMSDLLQEMNYNASNFYKLLNDAQSLGGLNIKGFDALLSLLTKAFPDAKLPKNFYEARKTIKGLGLGYILIDACENDCVLFWKENADKTSCPVCHASRWKTTELNVDNESIRRTPRGKNIPVKQLRYFPLNPRLQRLFMSSKTASYMRYHAKRRPKDGVLRHPVDAETWKTFDKKHLAFAADPRNVRLALATDGMNPFGNMLHPHNTWPVVLINYNLPPWLCMKEENFILSMIIPGPKSPGNDIDVYLQPLIEELKELWDEGVETYDISKKENFKRRAALLGTISDFLH is encoded by the exons ATGGATTTCCAAGACTTCACTATTATTGACAAGAGCTGGATAGGACTTCCAAGAGACCACGACGCATTCAAAGCAGGAGTTCGAAATTTCATAGACTATGCGAGCTGGGATTTAGAACCCGACCAGAAAATATTTTGTCCTTGTAAGGATTGCAATAACAATAAGAGAGAGCTTGTGTCTGTAGTGCACGGACATATTCTGTGGAATGGATTTATGCCGGGATATGTCGATTGGGTATACCATGGAGAAGGGGATGACCAGGTGAGGGAAACAACCAATACTGGAAATGTGGTGCAGGAAGACGATGAAGAAATGTCTGATTTGCTGCAAGAAATGAACTATAACGCCTCCAATTTTTACAAGTTGCTGAACGATGCACAG TCCCTCGGTGGATTGAACATCAAGGGGTTTGATGCGTTGTTGAGTCTCTTGACCAAAGCCTTTCCGGATGCCAAACTACCAAAGAATTTTTATGAAGCTAGAAAAACAATCAAGGGCTTGGGTCTTGGATACATTTTGATCgatgcttgcgagaatgattgtgTTTTGTTCTGGAAAGAGAATGCAGATAAAACTTCTTGCCCGGTATGTCATGCTTCAAGATGGAAAACTACTGAATTGAATGTGGATAACGAATCAATCAGAAGAACACCAAGAGGTAAAAACATTCCAGTAAAGCAATTGCGGTACTTCCCTTTGAATCCAAGACTTCAGAGGTTATTTATGTCTTCAAAGACCGCTTCTTATATGCGATATCATGCCAAAAGACGTCCCAAAGATGGAGTTTTGAGGCATCCAGTTGATGCAGAGACATGGAAGACCTTTGATAAGAAGCACCTAGCGTTTGCAGCTGATCCTCGCAATGTAAGACTTGCATTAGCAACTGATGGGATGAATCCGTTTGGGAATATGTTGCATCCACATAATACATGGCCAGTTGTTCTCATCAATTATAACTTACCACCGTGGTTGTGTATGAAAGAGGAAAATTTTATCTTGTCTATGATAATTCCTGGACCCAAATCCCCAGGAAACGACATCGATGTGTATTTGCAACCACTCATAGAGGAATTGAAGGAATTGTGGGATGAAGGTGTTGAAACTTACGATATTTCAAAGAAAGAGAATTTTAAACGTCGTGCAGCATTACTTGGCACCATCAGTGATTTCCTGCACTAG